A segment of the Fibrobacter succinogenes subsp. succinogenes S85 genome:
GTTTGACGAAACGATTAGCGTTGTTTGGGACGAATCCCGTCAGTTCGGTGAACTCTACAGCGATGGCTACGTTCCGAAGGTCTACCTCGTGAATCCGAACGGCACTTACAAGCAGTATGCCGCCTTTGAAAAGGAAAAGGAAGACTTGAAGAAGGAAATCGCTGAACTCCTCAACGGCAAGAACGTTGAATGGAAGATTGAAGTCAAGAAGCCCGAAGCTGATTCCGCCAAGGCTCCTGAAGTAAAGCAGGATGCCAAGAAGGATACCAAGTCCGCTAAGGCCAAGAAGTAAGCCAAATTTTCTTGTGCAGGCCATTGAGCCTTCATTGCCTTTGAACGCATCTCGTAACGCGGGGTGCGTTCTTTTTTGTAGTGCGTTTTTATATAGCCGAAAACCCCATAAATTTCTAAATTGCGGAAAAAATCGCATATCGTCTGAATCGCAAAAGAAAAGTCTATGATTATCGCAGAATTTGATGTTGTCGTCGTCGGTGGCGGTCACGCCGGTATTGAAGCCACGCATGCCGCATGGAAGATCGGTGTCAAAACCGCCATGCTTACGATGGATTTGAACGCAATTGGCAGAATGTCATGCAACCCGGCTGTTGGTGGCGTTGCTAAAGGTCAAATTGTTCGCGATATCGATGCTCTCGGTGGCCTTATGGGGCTTTTGACCGACAAAGCGGGCATCCAGTTCCGCATGCTCAACATGAGCAAGGGACCCGCCGTTTGGGGACCGCGTGCGCAGTGCGATATGAAGTATTACAGCGAAGTCGCCCGCGAGACGATGGAAAGCTTGCCAGGACTCACGCTGATTCAAGGCGAACTTGCTTCATTTGAACGTATGAACGACGGTCGTTTGGAACTGATTCTTTTGAATGGCGACCGCTACATTACGCGTGCGATTGTGGTGACGAGCGGAACCTTCCTTGCCTCCAAGATGTTCACCGGGCTTGAAACGAGCATTGGTGGGCGAGTGGGCGAGCCGAGTGCAGACAAACTTTCGGAATGCCTTGCAAAAAATGGCATCCGCTTGCGCCGCCTAAAAACAGGCACGCCAAGCCGCTTGGATCCAGATTCTATTGACTTTAACGAATGCGACGTGCAGCACGGCGACGAGCATCCGTGGCCGATGAGCGACCGCCATTTTGACGGAGCAACGCCTGATAAGTTCTGGGGTGACCAGATTAACAAGTTTATCCGCAATGATTGCGTCTGCTGGATTACGCGCACGAACATCAAGACGCACGATATTCTGCGCAGTGGCTTTAAGGATAGCCCGATGTTCAGCGGCCGTATCCACGGCAAAGGCCCGCGCTACTGCCCGAGTATTGAAGATAAAATCAACCGTTTTGGCGACCGCGACGGACACCAGCTATTCCTCGAACCGGAACAGGCTGACATCGGACGTGTGTACATCAACGGTTTCAGCTCAAGCCTGCCGGCAGACATCCAGCTTGCCGCCATCCACACGATTCCGGGCCTTACCCGCGCAAAAGTGCTCCAGATCGGTTACGCTGTGGAATACGATTCAGTTGATGCAACGCAGCTTTACCCGACGTTTGAATGCAAAAATGTTCCGGGACTCTACTTTGCTGGTCAGGTCTGCGGCACAAGCGGTTATGAAGAAGCCGCTGGTCAGGGCCTTATGGCAGGCATCAACGCTGCGCTCAAGGTCAAAGGCGAAGAACCGTTCATTCTTGGACGCTCCGAAAGCTATCTCGGCGTGATGGTCGATGACCTTGTGAATATTTTGCTCGACGAACCGTACCGCATGTTTACAAGCCGTGCCGAATACCGTCTGTTCCTCCGCAGTGACAATGCCGAAATGCGCCTCAAGGAAAAGGCTCGCAAAATCGGCATGATCAGCGACCGCGATTGGGAAGACTGGACTCGCCGCCGCGACCTTATGGCAAGTCTCAAAACTCAATTTACGGAAACGTCTGCCACGCCGGAAGAAGCGAATACGATTCTTGAAGCGGGTGGTCAGGCTCTTGCCTCCGAACGCACCCGCTGGATCAACGTGCTTCGCCGTCCGGGAATTGATCCCGAAACATTCTTCAAGGTAGCCGCGCCAGACGCTAATATCACACGCCGCGACCAGTGGTACATGTATGCCGAAGAACTCTATGCTGGTTTTTTCGACCGCCAGGAACGCGAAATTGACGACCAGAAGAAGATGGAAAAGGTCAAGCTCTCGCCGGACTTCGATTACATGTCCATTACGGCCATCAGCATTGAAAGCCGCCAGCGCCTCAACGCCCACAAGCCGCTTACGCTTGGGCAGGCAAGCCGCGTGCCTGGAGTGCGCCCCGCAGACATCACCGTCCTCGCGCATTGGCTGGATTCTAGAACTTAGAGCTTAGTTTCATTTCTAAGTTCTAAGAGCGAAGCGGTCTAAGTTCTACCAACTACTAGGCCACTTGCTTTTTCCCGATTTTTTACTATCTTTGCGCCCGTCAACTTAAACAATTTTCCAAGAGGTATATATATGGCAGAAGAAGCAGAAGTCAAATCCACAGAAGAAGTTAAGCCTCAGGAAACAAAATCCCAAGAAAAATCTCAAGTAAAGAAGGCTCCGTCCAAGAAAAAGCGCCCGTTCAACGGCAAGCGCAAGGGTGGTGCTCCTGCTGCTGCAAAGAAGCCGGCTGTCTTTAGTGATTCCCTGGAAGATCGTTTCCCCAACCTTGCTGCAAAGCTCAAGAAGTCCATCGAAGATGGTATCAAGCAGAAGATCAAGGACGCTCAGAACGATCCGAAGGTCAAGGCCGCCTCTAAGAAATTTGCTAAGGACAAGTAATCTTACTTCTCAAAATCTTTTGAAAATGCTCCGCGCAGCGGGGCATTTTTGCTTTTATAAAAAGCGCGGCAAAGCCTCAAGTTAGTTGCCAAATACCCCTTCAATAGTTAACTTTATCATGTCTACGGGAGCTCGTAAAACGGGCTGAGAGGAAGTTGAAAACTTCGACCGAACCTGATTTGGATAATGCCAACGTAGGGAGGTTCCATTGAACTCAAATCCAGTCAAAATCAACGGTGAAAACGTCGCGGCAGCAGGCATGACCATTGCCGAATATTTGGCGTCCGCAAATTACGATACAAAACGCATCGCCGTTGAGCGCAATTTGGAAATCGTCCCCAAATCAAAGTATGCTGAGGTCGTCCTCGAAGCGGGGGATGTCGTCGAAGTTGTGAACTTTGTTGGAGGCGGGTGATGGAAAGCGTTCGAATCCCGAGCAGGGAAGAGTTCCGACGCGCACTCGTACAAAAGCAAGGCGAAGAAATTGTTCAAAAATTGGAACAGGCCACAGTTGCCATCTGTGGTGTAGGTGGACTCGGCTCAAACGTCGCCATCAATCTCGCTCGCGCGGGCATCAAGAAGCTCATTCTCGTGGATTTTGACCGTGTTGACGTGACGAACTTGCAACGCCAGCAGTACAAGGCATCTCAGGTTGGAGAGCCTAAAGCGTTTGCGCTCGTCGAAAATTTGAAAGAAATAGCACCGTACACAGAGTTTGAAGCGTACGACGAAAAAATCACGGAAGAAAACATCGACAAGTTCGTGGCTAACGCTGATGTTGTCTGTGAAGCGTTCGACAATCCCGAAGCAAAATCAATGCTTGTAAACGCCGTGCTTGAAAAGTATCCGCAAAAGTATCTCGTGGCAGCCTCTGGAATGGCAGGCACGGACGATGCGAATTCCATCAAGACGCGTAAGATTTCAAAACATTTTTACCTCTGTGGCGATGGCAAGAGCGACGTGACTCAAGGACTTGCGCTCCTCGCTCCACGCGTGCAGATTTGCGCAGCGCATGAGGCGCTCACGATTATCCGGATTATTGCCGGTCTAGAAGTTTAACATAAAGGACATGCAAATGAATTCTGACAAACTTGTTATTGGCGGTCATGAATTTGATTCTCGTTTTATTCTCGGTTCTGGAAAGTATTCCCTCAAGCTCATTGAAGCTGCGGTCAAGGATGCAGGCGCTCAAATTGTAACGCTTGCCGTTCGCCGTGCAAACACGAAGGAACACGAAAACATCCTTGACTACATTCCGAAAAATGTTACGCTTTTGCCGAATACGTCGGGCGCCCGCAATGCCGAAGAAGCAGTCCGCATCGCAAGACTCTCCCGTGAACTTGGTTGCGGTGACTTTGTGAAAATCGAAATCATGCGCGATACCAAGTACTTGCTCCCGGACAATGCCGAAACGATCAAGGCCACCGAAACGCTTGCAAAGGAAGGCTTTGTGGTGATGCCTTACATGTACCCGGATTTGAACGTGGCTCGCGACCTCGTGAATGCCGGTGCCGCCGCCGTGATGCCGCTTGCATCACCGATTGGTTCGAACAAGGGGCTTTGCACGAGAGACTTTATCCAGATTTTAATTGACGAAATTGAACTCCCGATTATCGTGGATGCTGGCATCGGTAAACCGTCCGAAGCTTGCGCCGCCATGGAAATGGGCGCTGCTGCTATTATGGCGAACACCGCTCTTGCAACAGCGGGCGACATTACGCAGATGGCATCAGCATTCAAGCTCGCCATTGAAGCGGGCCGCAAGGCTTACCTCGCCGGGCTTGGCCGAGTGCTTTCCCGTGGTGCATCAGCATCCGATCCGCTCACAGGATTCTTGAGGGATTAAGATGGCTGAACGCAAAGACAATAATTACTTTTTTGATTCTGGAAATCTTTCGCCGGCGGCTCTAGAACGCAAGCACAGAATTGAAACAGATCCGTCAGTCCGTACGGACATCATGGAATACTTGCCGGGAATGGAAGTGATCCAATCCGACATCCGCGACAAGGTTCTCGCGGCATTTGATAGCTACGATGCGTCCAAATATACGGCACGCGATGTGCAGTTTGCCTTGCAGCACGACACTTGCTCTATCGAAGATTTCAAGGCTTTGCTTTCTCCTGCAGCAGCGCCGTTCCTCGAACAGATGGCGGCCAAGGCGAAGATTGAGACAGGCCGCCATTTTGGCAATAACGTCTATCTCTTTACACCGCTCTACATTGCAAACTATTGCGAAAACTACTGCGTCTATTGCGGTTTCAACTGCTACAATCACATTAAGCGTATGCAGTTGAACATGGAACAGATTGAGCACGAGATGAAGGTCATCGCCGACAGTGGCATGGAAGAAGTCTTGTTGCTCACGGGCGAAAGCCGCGCTAAAAGCAGTGTCGAATACATCGGTGAGGCTTGCAAGCTTGCACGCAAGTACTTCAAGCTCGTAGGCGTCGAAGTCTACCCGGTAAATGTCGATGAGTACAAGTATCTGCATGAATGTGGCGTCGATTACGTAACCGTATTCCAGGAAACGTACGATCGCAAGCGCTATGAACAACTTCATTTGCTCGGTCACAAGCGCGTATTCCCGTACCGCTTTGATTCTCAAGAACGCGCCCTCATGGGTGGCATGCGTGGTTGCGGATTCTCGGCACTTCTTGGACTTTCGGACTTCCGCCGTGACGCTCTCGCCAGTGCCCTGCACGTTTACTACTTACAAAAGAAGTATCCGCATGCCGAAATGAGCCTCAGCTGTCCGCGTCTCCGTCCGATTGTAAACAACGAAAAAATCAGCCCGCTTGACGTTCACGAAAAGGAACTCTGCCAGGTGCTTTGCGCCTATCGCATCTTCCTTCCGTTCGTGGGCATCACCGTCTCGAGCCGCGAAAGCAAGGAATTCCGCAATGGCATCGTGAAAATCGCCGCTACGAAGATTTCCGCAGGCGTCTCTACCGGCATTGGCGACCACGAAAGCAAATACAGTGGTCACGACGATGGGGAAGGCGGCGATGAACAGTTTGAAATCAATGACGGTCGCAGCATCGACAAGATGTACGCCGACATGAGCAGCGAAGGTATGCAACCCGTGCTGAACGACTACTTGTATGTTTAGGCTTCAGGTTGTAGGGCTGAAATCGCAGCTTTGACGCGGTGTCTAATTAGGCCGATTGTCGCATTTACTAGAAAACGCCTCGGAAAAATTCCGAGACGTTTTTTTTGAGGAGGAAAATATTTAGTTTATCACTTCTTCTTCTTGTACGAACAACCTCTTCGTCCGTATGTCGAGAAACATGTTCCGTAGTCGGATTTGTAGGCGTCATTCCATTGGTGTCCATTCTCAAGTAAGTATACTTCAATGGAGTAGGGGTCATCCGGATCAGTCCAGCGTAAACTAAGAGAATAACGCTTATTGTCTTTTATTGTTCCGACATTCAGAGCTTGACTTTGGAAAAGCTTTCGTATCGGGGCTGTTCTGTAGTATGTTGTTTTACCATCGGAACCTATATATGGTTTTGAGGAGTAGGTATCACCTCCATTCTTATAGTTGTTTACTCCTTTAAGTCGTGCTTCGATAATGTCTGCTACACCATCAAAGTTTGCATCTCTAAGAGCGGAGTAGAATGTACCTCCGTCACCAATCATCTTACAGATGTTAATATTTTGATTGCCGATTTTGTCGTTTGCACTGCCATGGCTTCCCTGAACGTTGATAGAAAGGTTACTATGCAGTTCAATTACAAATAATGTTGCTCCAATATTAGATGATAGACCCGCGTTAAGGTCTTTTGACATTTGAGCTCTATTTACGCCAGTGACAGGATCGTAAACATCCATAGCCCCAATATCCTCGATAAGCGCTAAGTTAAGAGCGTTTCTGAGGTCGTAAAGTTTCATCAGGTCTATTTTTTCACGAGCCTTTTCGGCTGTTCCGAAAAACTTCGGCATAGCTACGGTGGAGAGAATGCCCATAATAGCGATAACCACCATAAGTTCCATGAGGGTAATACCCCTCTTTGAATTCATCGGTTTCATAATATCGCTCCATATAGTCTGTAGGACTTTTCGTCCCGTTTTTATAAAAAATACATAAGTAAAATCGCTTGTGACGTATTTGCGTGATAAAAAAATAATAAACGTGAGAATTCGCACAGATTTCAAGCTTTAAGCTGTTCTATTCCAAACTAGAGCATTTTTTTCTACCTTTAAAAACATGAAAAAACTTGATACAACGCTCTATTTCATTACCGATAGCACGAGTGTGCCGGCGGATCGATTTTTACCTACTGTAGAAGCGGCATGTAAAGGCGGTGCTACGCTTATCCAACTTCGTGAAAAGAATCGTTCCACACGTGAATACATGGAACTTGCAGCTGCGGCTCATGAAGTAACAAAGCGTTACAACATCCCGTTGATTATTGATGACCGCGTTGATGTGGCGCTGGCCATTGGTGCTGAAGGTGTGCATGTCGGACAAACTGATATGCCTGTGAAAATAGCCCGTCAGCTGATGGGTGCAGATAAAATAATTGGTGCTACAACGAAGACTGTACCTCAGGCTCTGGAGGCTTACGAACAGGGGGCCGACTATCTTGGGGTGGGGGCGATTTATCCGACGACTACTAAAGTGGTCACGATTCTCACAAGTGTTGATACGCTTAAGGCGATTGTGAAGGCCGTACCAATCAATGTGAACGCTATTGGAGGGCTCAACAAGGATAATATCGATGTGCTCAAGGGCTCAGGTATTTCAGGAATTTGTGCGGTTTCTGCCATTATGAAGGCCGCAGATCCAGAAAAAGCGACGCGAGAACTGAAAGACGCATTTTTGAATTTGAATAAATAATTATCTTTCGCAACGATGAAAAAGAATTTAAAGAACTCTTTGTCGTTTGTGGTCGATGTGGGCAACTCGCACACCGTCCTCGGAATTTATAAAGGGGATAAAGTTGTTGATCACTGGAGACTCACAACCCGCAAAGAAACGACTTCTGACGAAGTCATGAATCGCGTGGGCGGTCTCATTCATCTTTCTAAAATCAAGCTGGAATCCGTGACGCACGTCGGTCTTTCGACTGTGGTGCCGTCGTTGGAACGCCCATGGGTCAAGGCTTTGCAGACGCTTTTGAAGCGCCCAGTGCAAGTGGTGAGTTCTTCGAACTGCTTAAATTGCCCGATTGCTTACCCGAACCCGAGTACGCTCGGTGCCGACCGACTTTGTAATGTGATTGCCCTCAAGGAACGTGGTTACACGGACGCTATCGTAATTGATATGGGAACGGCAACGACGTTTGATGTGATGAAGGACGGAGGCTTTGCTGGCGGCATTATCATTCCGGGCATTAGCGCGAGTCTCGACGTACTTACGCAAAAAGCGGCTCGTCTTTTGCCGGTAAGCATTGAATGGCCTAAGCACCTTATTGCAAACAATACAGACGATGCTATCCGCGCGGGTCTCCTCTTCGGCTTCATGGCTGAACTTGAAACGCTTGTCGCTAAAATCAAACAGGAAATGGCCAAGAAGAACGTTCCTGTTTTTGCGACGGGTGGCTGGGGCCGCACAATTGCAAGTCACACCAAGATTATTGACACATACGATCCATACTTGACTCTTGATGGCATTCGCCTGGTTGCACTTCGAGGAGATTCTGCAGCCGAAGTGATTGACCGGGACGTCGAGGAGTAATTTTATCGGGAGGGGAAAATGAAATCCTTTATTGCTGGTCTTGTTCTAGCGGCGGTCGCTTTTGCTGAAACCGGTTTTTCGCCAGTTATCAGTTCTGAACGCACCCGCAATCTGCGTGGCCTTGATTATGCGCCCATGCTTTTTGAATTCCATCGTCAGACTGTGGGCGAGGGGCGTCATTTTTTCACTTACCCCCGCCGCGATACGACGTTCCAGAAAGATTTCTATGAGAATAACAGGAACGCAATGGTGGTCTTTGAAAGCGATAGTAGTTCATCTCATAAATTTGCTATAGCGGTGTCCCCGATTCTCGGAATTGATTACAAGTCATCCTCTGCTCTTGGCGATACGATTTGGCCGGCGATTGATGGTGGGCTTTTCATCCGCGGCTTTGCTGATTCTCTTGACTTTGACCTCGATGCACGAATCTATTCTGAAGGGCATGCCGCCAAGAAGCCCAAGAGTTACGACCACGAAGTTTTTGACGTGCAGTCCAAGGATCGTGGCGATGGAGGAATTGACTATGTGAGCTTTGCGCGTTACCGTGCGCACTTGGCGTTGAATTACTCTTGGGCTCGCCTCCAGCTTGCTCGTGATGTTTTGCACTGGGGGCCGGGGTACTACAACAACCTCTCCTTGAACCAGTTTGCGCTCCCGTACAACATGCTCTCGCTTGACTTTACATTTGGACCGCTACGCATATATAGCGTCTATGCCGACCTTCGTGTAAATTCCTGGAGCTACAGCAAGGATAACTTGAACGACCGCAATTTTTATGGTCACCGTTACGAACTCGCGTTCGATAGATTGACTCTTGGTATTTCCGAATTGCAGATTCTTTACAATGAGAATAAGCCGTGGCTCTTTGTGCCTATCGCTCCCCTTTTCATTGAAAAGGGGAATTATTCCGAACGCGTAAACAACGGTGCCTTGGCGGTGGATTTTAATGTGCAGCTCTTCAAGCTGGCTCGTGTCTATGGTGAATTCTTCCTGGATGATATGGAATCGCCTTATGCTGTTTATCAAAACCGCTATAGCAACAACCGCTGGGCCGCGATGCTTGGCTTGCAGGTTGCCCGCGATACAGAGGTAAAGGGCAAACTTTTACAGCTCGGTACTATCGCTGAAATAGCGCGTGTGGAACCATTTACATACTGCCACTACGATACGGCTCAAGCTCAAATTGCGCACTTGGGGCTTCCGCTCGGAAACCCGAATGGACCGAATTCTCTGACTATTGACTGGACTCTTTACGGTCGGCTTTTCTGGAATGCATCGTCAAAATTCTTCTTTAGCCTCCACAACCAGTGGCTCTGGAAAGGAATTGATTACGGGAGCGATATTGACGATCCGTATAAGACCAGACGCAAAAAATTTATAGATAAAGCTCCTCTGCAATATACAATTTCGCCTTCGTTTAGCTACAGTGGGGTGCATACCTCTTTTGAACTGGAACTGATTTTTGGCGAAAATAGGGGTGCTTTTGTTAGGACTACCTTCCATTGGTAGTCTTTTATAACTATTTTGTAGCATAGAAAACCACAAGTAGGTTTATAAAAACAAAAAAGTAGGGTATTTGGCATGTCCAAAATGTTGGGATTGTTCTCGAATTTTCGTATCCGTAAGCGTGTTTTAGCATTGGCGGATGGTTTTATCGTTGTTGTTGCGGGCTTGTTTGCTAACTTCTTTTTACCGTTGTTTGCCAATTCAATTGATCGAGCCGACCAGTTTGCGATTTTCTTTTTGAGCGTTATCTTGTGCTTTAGTTCGCTTCTTTTCTTTGGTGCTTACAACAAGCTTTGGCGTGTGCCTTTTCCGTTACATGTTCCGAAATGCTTTTATTTCGATTATAAATACGGGACACCGTGAAGCTATGAAGAAGCGCACTATGATTATTGGTGCGGGTAATGCGACCAAACTTTTGCTTGATGAAATCAGGAACAGCGCCAAGGATGCCGAAAAAGGTGTTGCTACATCGAATGCATCGAAGATTAATCCTGTTTGCCTGATTGATGATGACCGCTATAAAATCGGCAAGCCGTTTGAAGGTGTGCTCGTTGCTGGTACGACAAGCGACATTCCTAAAATTGCAAAGCAGGAAAATATTGAACAGATTCTTTTCTCTATCCCGAGCTGCCCGCCGAAAGACCGCCAAGTGATTATGGACTTGTGTGGCAAGACCGGACTTCCGGTGAAGGTCCTTCCTTTTGTGGGTACCCTTTTGGACACATCCAATGTTGGAACTGGGGAAACCAATTTTGCAACGCAAATTCGCGATATCAAGGTTGAAGACCTGCTGGGACGTGATCCAATCAAGTTTGATAACAAGGACATCCGAGCCTACATTGAAAACAAGGTCTGTATGGTGACTGGCGGTGGTGGTAGTATCGGTAGTGAACTTGTTCGTCAAATTGCAAAGTATAATCCCAAACAAATTATCATCGTCGATATTTACGAAAATAACGCTTACGATATCCAGCAAGAACTGGTTATGGAATACGGAAAGTCCCTGAATCTCGTGACGCTTATTGCAAGCGTTCGTGATTACTTCCGCATGAACCAGATTTTCAAGACCTACCAACCGGAAGTGATTTTCCATGCCGCTGCCCATAAGCATGTGCCACTAATGGAAAACAATCCGATGGAAGCAATTAAGAACAACGTTATCGGTACGTTCAACGTGGCTACGCTTGCCATGTTCAATAATGTCAAAAAGT
Coding sequences within it:
- the mnmG gene encoding tRNA uridine-5-carboxymethylaminomethyl(34) synthesis enzyme MnmG is translated as MIIAEFDVVVVGGGHAGIEATHAAWKIGVKTAMLTMDLNAIGRMSCNPAVGGVAKGQIVRDIDALGGLMGLLTDKAGIQFRMLNMSKGPAVWGPRAQCDMKYYSEVARETMESLPGLTLIQGELASFERMNDGRLELILLNGDRYITRAIVVTSGTFLASKMFTGLETSIGGRVGEPSADKLSECLAKNGIRLRRLKTGTPSRLDPDSIDFNECDVQHGDEHPWPMSDRHFDGATPDKFWGDQINKFIRNDCVCWITRTNIKTHDILRSGFKDSPMFSGRIHGKGPRYCPSIEDKINRFGDRDGHQLFLEPEQADIGRVYINGFSSSLPADIQLAAIHTIPGLTRAKVLQIGYAVEYDSVDATQLYPTFECKNVPGLYFAGQVCGTSGYEEAAGQGLMAGINAALKVKGEEPFILGRSESYLGVMVDDLVNILLDEPYRMFTSRAEYRLFLRSDNAEMRLKEKARKIGMISDRDWEDWTRRRDLMASLKTQFTETSATPEEANTILEAGGQALASERTRWINVLRRPGIDPETFFKVAAPDANITRRDQWYMYAEELYAGFFDRQEREIDDQKKMEKVKLSPDFDYMSITAISIESRQRLNAHKPLTLGQASRVPGVRPADITVLAHWLDSRT
- the thiS gene encoding sulfur carrier protein ThiS, with amino-acid sequence MNSNPVKINGENVAAAGMTIAEYLASANYDTKRIAVERNLEIVPKSKYAEVVLEAGDVVEVVNFVGGG
- the thiF gene encoding thiamine biosynthesis protein ThiF, with amino-acid sequence MESVRIPSREEFRRALVQKQGEEIVQKLEQATVAICGVGGLGSNVAINLARAGIKKLILVDFDRVDVTNLQRQQYKASQVGEPKAFALVENLKEIAPYTEFEAYDEKITEENIDKFVANADVVCEAFDNPEAKSMLVNAVLEKYPQKYLVAASGMAGTDDANSIKTRKISKHFYLCGDGKSDVTQGLALLAPRVQICAAHEALTIIRIIAGLEV
- a CDS encoding thiazole synthase, with protein sequence MNSDKLVIGGHEFDSRFILGSGKYSLKLIEAAVKDAGAQIVTLAVRRANTKEHENILDYIPKNVTLLPNTSGARNAEEAVRIARLSRELGCGDFVKIEIMRDTKYLLPDNAETIKATETLAKEGFVVMPYMYPDLNVARDLVNAGAAAVMPLASPIGSNKGLCTRDFIQILIDEIELPIIVDAGIGKPSEACAAMEMGAAAIMANTALATAGDITQMASAFKLAIEAGRKAYLAGLGRVLSRGASASDPLTGFLRD
- the thiH gene encoding 2-iminoacetate synthase ThiH, yielding MAERKDNNYFFDSGNLSPAALERKHRIETDPSVRTDIMEYLPGMEVIQSDIRDKVLAAFDSYDASKYTARDVQFALQHDTCSIEDFKALLSPAAAPFLEQMAAKAKIETGRHFGNNVYLFTPLYIANYCENYCVYCGFNCYNHIKRMQLNMEQIEHEMKVIADSGMEEVLLLTGESRAKSSVEYIGEACKLARKYFKLVGVEVYPVNVDEYKYLHECGVDYVTVFQETYDRKRYEQLHLLGHKRVFPYRFDSQERALMGGMRGCGFSALLGLSDFRRDALASALHVYYLQKKYPHAEMSLSCPRLRPIVNNEKISPLDVHEKELCQVLCAYRIFLPFVGITVSSRESKEFRNGIVKIAATKISAGVSTGIGDHESKYSGHDDGEGGDEQFEINDGRSIDKMYADMSSEGMQPVLNDYLYV
- a CDS encoding type II secretion system protein; protein product: MKPMNSKRGITLMELMVVIAIMGILSTVAMPKFFGTAEKAREKIDLMKLYDLRNALNLALIEDIGAMDVYDPVTGVNRAQMSKDLNAGLSSNIGATLFVIELHSNLSINVQGSHGSANDKIGNQNINICKMIGDGGTFYSALRDANFDGVADIIEARLKGVNNYKNGGDTYSSKPYIGSDGKTTYYRTAPIRKLFQSQALNVGTIKDNKRYSLSLRWTDPDDPYSIEVYLLENGHQWNDAYKSDYGTCFSTYGRRGCSYKKKK
- the thiE gene encoding thiamine phosphate synthase, producing the protein MKKLDTTLYFITDSTSVPADRFLPTVEAACKGGATLIQLREKNRSTREYMELAAAAHEVTKRYNIPLIIDDRVDVALAIGAEGVHVGQTDMPVKIARQLMGADKIIGATTKTVPQALEAYEQGADYLGVGAIYPTTTKVVTILTSVDTLKAIVKAVPINVNAIGGLNKDNIDVLKGSGISGICAVSAIMKAADPEKATRELKDAFLNLNK
- a CDS encoding type III pantothenate kinase, with protein sequence MKKNLKNSLSFVVDVGNSHTVLGIYKGDKVVDHWRLTTRKETTSDEVMNRVGGLIHLSKIKLESVTHVGLSTVVPSLERPWVKALQTLLKRPVQVVSSSNCLNCPIAYPNPSTLGADRLCNVIALKERGYTDAIVIDMGTATTFDVMKDGGFAGGIIIPGISASLDVLTQKAARLLPVSIEWPKHLIANNTDDAIRAGLLFGFMAELETLVAKIKQEMAKKNVPVFATGGWGRTIASHTKIIDTYDPYLTLDGIRLVALRGDSAAEVIDRDVEE
- a CDS encoding polysaccharide biosynthesis protein: MKKRTMIIGAGNATKLLLDEIRNSAKDAEKGVATSNASKINPVCLIDDDRYKIGKPFEGVLVAGTTSDIPKIAKQENIEQILFSIPSCPPKDRQVIMDLCGKTGLPVKVLPFVGTLLDTSNVGTGETNFATQIRDIKVEDLLGRDPIKFDNKDIRAYIENKVCMVTGGGGSIGSELVRQIAKYNPKQIIIVDIYENNAYDIQQELVMEYGKSLNLVTLIASVRDYFRMNQIFKTYQPEVIFHAAAHKHVPLMENNPMEAIKNNVIGTFNVATLAMFNNVKKFVMISTDKAVNPTNVMGASKRCCEMIVRFMSMQKESNTEFVVTRFGNVLGSNGSVIPLFKRQIEQGKPVTVTHPEIIRYFMTIPEAVSLVLEAASIAQGGEIFVLDMGMPVKIVTLAENLIRMYGKVPYKDVPIKFTGLRPGEKIKEELLMNEEGLKKTKNKLIFIGKQIDIDTSKFINELWKLKSAASENNDEIAINALHEIVPTFTTPEKFNSTILKKSEPVEQKN